One window from the genome of Populus alba chromosome 15, ASM523922v2, whole genome shotgun sequence encodes:
- the LOC118033388 gene encoding RING-H2 finger protein ATL43, with amino-acid sequence MGAFNKASSILFIFLASVFSNCFRPLFADIIGDIITPLNPPTPPPPLSQSNISRPNETPFRTSIAIIVAVLTTIFSVTFLLLLYAKHCKRGNGNAISVAGYDINDPNVRAARKHSGIDRAVIESLPIFRFSSLRGQKEGLECAVCLTRFEPTEVLKLLPKCKHAFHVECVDTWLDAHSTCPLCRYRVDPEDVLLIGNDVNNINYNNAEQDPEFLDIESGKQGDGSTAASPGFRRISGRHSSAGERVSSWFQHKLGVVPAATSFRRSLDSSSSRKKNIESASVTVGCFDRGGHRKDGLLLTIDDKTRLEHRIIVSGGFHQRWSDVQPSDLLYLRSEMILSDSRRLSTTSASASVNLQLDLVGDGRHRNGTGGSGRSVINTRSMSECTGLNRFASRSSNNNNQEGQVAGVISRWLAWISSLSQPAVRSDRTATSAS; translated from the coding sequence ATGGGCGCTTTCAACAAAGCGTCATCAATCTTGTTCATTTTTCTTGCTTCGGTTTTCTCTAATTGTTTTAGACCCTTATTTGCAGACATTATTGGAGACATTATCACACCATTAAACCCACCTACACCTCCTCCGCCCCTTTCACAGTCAAATATTAGTAGACCAAATGAGACACCATTCAGGACAAGCATAGCCATAATCGTAGCCGTTTTAACCACCATATTTTCCGTTACCTTTCTCTTACTGCTCTATGCCAAACACTGCAAGCGTGGAAATGGTAACGCTATCAGCGTTGCGGGTTACGACATTAACGATCCGAATGTAAGAGCAGCAAGAAAACACTCAGGGATCGACCGAGCGGTAATCGAGTCGCTACCAATATTTCGGTTCAGCTCACTTAGAGGGCAAAAGGAGGGACTAGAATGCGCTGTTTGCTTAACAAGATTCGAGCCTacagaagttttaaaattacttcCCAAATGCAAACATGCATTCCATGTCGAATGCGTGGATACTTGGCTTGACGCTCATTCAACATGCCCTCTTTGTCGCTACCGAGTGGATCCAGAGGATGTTCTGTTGATTGGAAACGATGTTAACAATATCAATTACAACAATGCAGAACAAGATCCTGAATTCTTGGACATTGAAAGCGGAAAACAAGGAGACGGTTCCACCGCCGCGTCTCCAGGATTCCGGCGAATTTCAGGCAGGCATTCTTCGGCTGGTGAGAGGGTGAGTAGTTGGTTCCAGCACAAGTTAGGAGTTGTTCCTGCTGCGACGTCGTTTAGAAGGTCCCTGGACAGTTCGAGTTCGAGAAAGAAGAATATCGAGTCTGCGTCCGTGACCGTTGGATGTTTTGATCGCGGCGGCCATAGAAAGGATGGGCTTCTCTTGACCATCGACGATAAAACAAGATTAGAGCATAGGATAATCGTCTCAGGTGGGTTCCACCAGAGATGGAGCGACGTACAGCCGTCAGATCTACTTTATCTACGGTCAGAAATGATATTAAGTGACAGCCGTAGATTGTCGACAACGTCGGCCTCGGCATCAGTGAATCTGCAGCTGGACTTGGTAGGGGATGGGAGGCACCGGAATGGGACTGGTGGCAGTGGCAGAAGTGTAATAAACACAAGAAGCATGTCCGAATGCACGGGTTTGAACAGGTTTGCGAGCCGAAGCAGTAATAACAACAATCAAGAGGGACAGGTAGCTGGGGTTATTTCGAGATGGTTGGCTTGGATTTCTTCTCTCTCACAGCCAGCAGTACGGTCAGACCGTACTGCCACTTCAGCTTCTTag